Sequence from the Pararhizobium gei genome:
CATCGCCTGCGCGAGCTCGCCTTTCTGAATTCCGGCGTTCGCATCGTTCTGACCGACAAGCGTCATTCCGACATCCGCCAGGATGAGATGATGTATGATGGCGGCCTGGAAGCCTTCGTGGCCTATCTCGACCGCGCGAAGAAGCCACTGGTCGCAAGGCCGGTCGCCATTCGCGGCGAAAAGGACGGCATCACCGTCGAAGTCGCGATGTGGTGGAACGACAGCTATCATGAGAACGTCCTCTGCTTCACCAACAACATTCCCCAGCGCGACGGCGGCACGCATATGGCCGGGTTCCGTGGTGGCCTGACGCGCCAGATTATTTCTTATGGCGATAGCTCCGGAATCATGAAGAAGGAAAAAGTCACTCTCACCGGCGAAGATTGCCGCGAGGGTTTGACGGCTGTTCTTTCCGTCAAGGTTCCCGATCCGAAATTCTCGTCGCAGACCAAGGACAAGCTGGTCTCCTCCGAGGTGCGCCCGGTCGTCGAAAGCCTGGTCAACGAGGCGCTGAGCACCTGGCTCGAGGAGCATCCGGGCGACGCCAAGATCCTCGTCGGCAAGGTGATCGAAGCGGCCGCGGCGCGTGAAGCCGCCAAGAAGGCCCGTGAGCTGACGCGCCGCAAGGGCGCTCTCGACATTTCCTCGCTGCCTGGCAAGCTGGCGGATTGTTCGGAACGCGATCCGACGAAGTCGGAACTCTTTCTGGTGGAAGGTGATTCGGCGGGCGGATCGGCCAAGCAAGGGCGCTCGCGGGAAAATCAGGCGATTCTTCCCCTGCGCGGCAAGATTCTCAATGTCGAGCGCGCCCGTTTCGACAAGATGCTGTCGAGCCAGGAAATCGGTACGCTAATCACGGCGCTCGGCACCTCGATCGGCAAGGACGAGTTCAATCTCGGCAAGCTGCGTTACCACAAGATCATTATCATGACGGATGCCGACGTCGATGGCGCACATATTCGCACCCTTCTTTTGACCTTCTTCTTCCGTCAGATGCCGGAACTGATCGAGCGCGGCCATCTCTATATCGCGCAGCCGCCGCTCTATAAGGTGACGCGCGGGAAGTCGGCCCAGTATCTGAAGGACGAAAAAGCCTTCGAGGAATATCTGATTTCAATGGGGCTGGAAGAGGCGCGTCTCGAGCTTGGCTCAGGGGAAGTGCGGGCCGGGCAAGATTTGCGCGAAATCATTCTGGATGCGCTGCGTCTGCGGTCGCTGATTGACAGTCTGCATTCCCGGTATAGCCGCTCCGTGGTCGAGCAGGCGGCGATCGCTGGCGCTCTTAACCCGGAACTCAACAACAATCAGGCGCAGTCGGAAGCGACTGCCAACGAGGTTGCCAAGCGTCTCGACCTGATTGCAGAAGAAACGGAGCGTGGTTGGACAGCTGTCGTTGCAAACGACGGCGGTCTTCGGTTCGAGCGCATGGTCCGTGGCGTCAAGGAAGTGGCCTCGGTGGACATGGCCCTGATCGGCTCATCGGACGCGCGCCATCTTGACCAGATGGCGCCGCGCCTGAACGAAATCTATGCGCAGCCTCCGGTTCTGCATCGCAAAGAGGGCTCGCTCGAAATCAGCGGTCCACGTGCTTTGCTCGATGCGATTTTCGCAAGCGGCCGCAAGGGATTGTCAATGCAACGCTACAAGGGTCTTGGCGAAATGAATGCCGAGCAGCTTTGGGAGACGACGCTCGATCCGAACGTCAGGTCGTTGCTGCAGGTCAGGGTCAACGATGCCACGGATGCCGACGGTCTGTTTTCGCGCCTGATGGGCGACGAGGTCGAGCCGCGGCGCGATTTCATTCAGGAAAATGCCCTGAACGTCGCCAATCTCGATATCTAAGTTCGCCGCCGGGTATCAAGTGTAGAATGCTTTAAGACCACGCCTTCAAGACTGAAGGCGTGGTTTTTGTTATTGCTTATCCGGCTACAAAGGTGCCGTTGAAGGCGACTTCCGACAAAGGACGGCGCGGGCTGGGCGTTTCGCGCGCCTGCAGGTAATCCGGCAGTTGCGCCTTGTCGCCAAGTCGGCCAATTGCGGCGGCGGCTTCGACACGATAGCCTTTAGGGATTCCAAGGATGTCGATGGCCTTGTCGAAATGAATGCCCGTCATGCCGTGGGCCTGGAAGCCGAGCAAATTGGCTTGATGCGCAAAGGAACCCCATGCCGCACCGGTGTCGAAGCTGTGGCTGTAGGAAAGTGTTGCTTCAGTTGCGCCGGGCGCGGTGAAATGGGTCTTGGAAACGATTATCACCAAAGCGGAGGCCGACTTTGCCCAGCCTTGGTTGAAGTCGTTCAGGATCGGAAAAATCCTGTCCCACTGCTCTGTGCCGCGCAGGGCGTAAACGAAGCGCCAGGGCTGTGAGTTATAGGCCGATGGTGCCCAGCGGCCCGCTTCAAGAATCGTCAGAAGTTGTTCTTCCGAAATGGTTTCACCGGTAAAGGCGCGCGGGGACCAGCGATTGAGGAAGCTTGGCTCGATCGGGTAGTCTGCCTGCCGGTGATTGCTGGTGACGGTCATCTGAGGATTCCTGTCCTGGGAGAAGGGTGATGAATGCGCAGACGGTAATCATGTCGCCACCGTCTGGTGGATCGTCTGGCCGCTGTTGGACAGACTGCCTGATATAGAGCGACCGGAAGCCCGTGAACTAGACAGCATTTTGTGAAAGGACCGTTTCCTGATCGCGATGGTTCGGAGCCGTTGACAGGCTCGACGCGACAGAAACACGGGCCTGGATCATTGCCGGGCCCTAAAAAAGTTGTATAAGTTCTGTAGATTTTTCCAGACGAAGGACAAGCACTGTGACCGTGACTCTGAAAGACCCCTCGCTGTTCCGTCAAGCCGCTCTCATCGGCGGTAACTGGATCGATGCCGACCCGGCGAATGCCATCGAGGTGAACAATCCGGCGACTGGCGAGATTATCGGCCTGGTGCCGAAGCTGGGCGCTGCGGACACCAAAGCTGCGATCGAAGCGGCGCGGATTGCCCAGAAGGGCTGGGCCGCGCGCACCGCCAAGGATCGCTGCGCGGTCCTGCGCAAATGGTACGACCTGATGATCGAAAACAAGGATGATCTCGGCCGGATCCTGACGCTGGAGCAGGGCAAGCCCTTGGCCGAGGCGACCGGCGAGATCGTCTATGGCGCAAGCTTTATCGAATGGTTCGCCGAGGAAGGCCGCCGCATCTATGGCGATCTCATTCCCGGCCACCAGCCCGACAAGCGAATCATGGTGATGAAACAGCCGATCGGCGTCGTCGCGGCGATAACCCCGTGGAACTTTCCCAATGCCATGATCACCCGCAAGGCTGGTCCGGCCTTTGCGGCAGGCTGTGCGATGGTTCTGAAGCCCGCTTCGCAGACGCCCTTTTCGGCGATTGCGATCGCGGTTCTGGCGGAAAGGGCTGGTCTGCCGAAAGGCCTGTTCAGCGTCATCACCGGTTCGGCCGCGGCCATCGGTGCGGAAATGACCGCAAACCCGACCGTGCGCAAGCTCACCTTCACCGGCTCGACCGAAATCGGCATGGAACTCTACAAGCAGAGCGCGCCGACCATCAAGAAGCTGGGTCTTGAGCTTGGTGGCAACGCGCCGTTCATCGTCTTCGACGATGCCGATCTCGACGCCGCCGTCGAAGGTGCGCTGATCGCCAAGTATCGCAACAACGGCCAGACCTGCGTCTGTGCCAACCGCATCTACGTGCAGGACGGCGTCTATGACGCCTTCGCCGAAAAGCTGGCAACCGCCGTCGGCAAGCTGAAAACCGGCAATGGCTTCGACGAAGGCGTGATCCTTGGTCCGCTGATCGACAAGGCGGCGCTTGCCAAGGTCGAGGAGCACATCGCCGATGCCGTTGGCAAGGGCGCGCGCGTCCTGCAGGGTGGCAAGAAGCATGCGCTGGGCGGCACCTTCTTCGAGGCGACGATCCTCGGCGATGTCACCAGGGACATGGCCGTTGCCAGGGAAGAAACCTTCGGCCCGCTCGCGCCGCTGTTCCGCTTCAAGGATGAAGCAGACGTTATACAGCAGGCAAACGATACGGAATTCGGCCTCGCCTCCTATTTCTATGCCAAGGACCTGGCCCGCGTCTTCCGGGTCGCCGAGGCGCTGGAATACGGCATGGTCGGCGTCAATACCGGCTTGATCTCGACAGCCGAAGCGCCATTCGGCGGCGTCAAGCTGTCGGGCCTTGGCCGCGAGGGCTCGAAATACGGCATCGAGGAGTTCACCGAAATCAAATATGTGTGCCTCGGCGGCATTGCCTGAGACAATCTGTTTTGCAAATGAGCCGGCCGGGGACGATCTGGCCGGCTTTCTTAGCCGGGATAGACCGGCGCAAGGAGACAAGTGATGCCAGCCCCGCGCAACCTCTTCAAAGCTGCCCTTCGCGAAAACCGTTTTCAGCTCGGTCTCTGGGTTGCCCTTGCTAGTCCTTATGCTGCTGAAGTGCTGTGCGACAGCGGCTATGACTGGCTGCTGATTGATGGCGAGCATGGGCCGAACGATATTCCGCTCCTCTCGGAGCAGGTCCAGGCGGTCAGCCGCTCCAACAGCCATCCGATCGTGCGGCTTCCTGTTGGCGAAACCTGGATGATCAAGCAGATCCTCGATGCCGGCGCTCAAACCTTGCTCATCCCGATGGTCGAAAGCGTCGAGCAGGCAAAGGCGCTGGTGCAGGCCGTGCGCTATCCGCCCCATGGCATCCGCGGCGTGGGTGCTGCTTTGGGTCGCGCGTCGCGCTTCAGCCGGATTGGCGACTATCTCGAGACCGCCAATGAGCAGATATGCCTGCTGGTCCAGATCGAGAGCCGGGCAGGCCTGAAAGCTCTGGATGGGATCGCTGCACTGGACGGTATCGACGGGGTTTTCATCGGTCCGTCCGATCTCGCAGCCGATATGGGTCATCTGGGAAATCCGGCCCATCCGGACGTAACGGCAGCGGTGCAAGATGCGTTCGCCCGTATCGAAGGAGCCGGCAAAGCCAAGGGCATCATGACCTTGGACCCGGTCCAGGCGCGCCTCTACCGCGACATGGGCGCGACTTTCATGGCGATCGGTACCGATGTGACCCTGCTGGTCAGTGCAGCGTCCCGACTGAGGGAGCATTTTCTTGCGGGAAAGGAAGGCGGCGTCGCGCCGGTCGCAGGTTACTGACAATCTGTTCGGGCAAGAATCCGGCTATTGAATGGATTGCAGCAGGGTCTCCCGCGCCGATTGGAGGTGCTGACGGCAGGCAGCCTCGATCAAAGCCGGATTGCGCGTTTTCAAGGCTGCGATATAGACAAGATGTTCTTCCATCGCGCGCGCGTTGCGCTGGCGCGCATTCGTCTTGTTCCATTGATAGTGGTAGTGAAAAACAATGGCGATGATGTCATAAAAATCCACGATGAAGCGGTTGCTTGAGGATTTGTGGACGAGCAGATGGAAACGCTCGTCCAGTTCGGAAAACTCACGATACCGGTTGTCTATATCCGCAAGAATGTCGTGGTGCAGCGTCTCGATGCGCGCCAGTTCAAGCCAGGCGGGATGATCGGGATTGAGCGCGGCAAAGCCCGTTGCCGAACGCAGTTCGAACATTTCACGGACTTCGGTGAGTTCAAGCGCGAATTCCCGTGTGAACCCCTTGAGAACCCAATGGCTGTTTGGCCGTTTCTCGATCAGGCCGAAGCGGCTGAAGCGAATGAGAAATTCTCGCACGCTGGTGGTGCCGGTGCCGATGTCGCGGGCGAGCTCCAGTTCGTTGATCTGCATACCGGGTTCGGCGCCGCCGGCAAGAATCCGGCGCATGAAACTGCGTTCGATTATCTCCGACAAAGAATCCGTTTCCGCGCTTGGGTAATAATCGTCCTGGTTCGGCTGGCGCAGAACAACCTTTGCACGCTTGTCCCATGCGATCAGCCCGACCTCCTCCATGCGCGAGAGAATAGCGCGCACCGTCGTGCGGCTGACGCCAAGCGCCGTGCCGAGTTCCGGCTCGGACGGCAAGCCGGATGTTTCCGCCAGCAGCCGGAGGCTGCGATTGAAGGCGTCCTTGAAAACGGTGTTTTGTTTCGCCATGAATCTGGGTCTATCAGTTTCTGTACGCACGGACATGCGAGACGTTTATGAGCTTTAGCCGGTTCGGTTGCGGCTGTCTTCCGTCGCACCCTACGAAGATTGCCATAATACCCATTGACGGAAAACTGTCTATTGTGGATAAAAGACAGAAGAAAACGAGCGGTTTCAAAAGAAATCGTCATGGGAGGTATCAGGTATGAGCGCACCGTCCTTTATCATCCTGTCGCCGGAAGACAATGTCGCCGTGGCATCGCTTGCGATCGAGCCGGGCAGCCCGCTGGCAAACGGGGTAAGCGCGGTTTCGAAGATCGATCCGGGTCACAAGGTCGCGCTTCGGCCCGTTCGTTCCGGCGAACCGGTCGTCAAATATGGACAGGCGATCGGCCGCGCAACGGTGGATATAGCGCCCGGCCAGCATGTCCATGCGCATAATCTGGCCTTTGACCAGGACCGGCTGTCGATTGGCGCCCCGGTTCCACCGGAGACGGCGAGCGAAGCCGATAAAACCCGCACCTTCATGGGGTATCGCCGACCGGACGGCCGGGCCGCCACGCGCAACTTCATCGGCATCATAGCGAGCGTCAACTGTTCCACCACCGTCTGTCGCGCCATAGCCGAGGAGGCGAACAAAACGATCCTGCCGCGCTATGACGGCATCGACGGCTTCGTGCCTATCGTGCACGATCAGGGCTGCGGCATGAGTTCCACCGGCGATGGCATGAAGAACCTGCACAGAACGCTTGCCGGCTACACACGTCACGTCAACTTCGGTGGCGTGTTGATGGTCGGTCTCGGTTGCGAGGTCAATCAGTTGACACTGTATGGCCAGAGTGGCACCGGGACTGAGAAGCGCCATTTCAATATCCAGGATGCCGGCGGCTCCCGCCGGGCCGTCGCCCGCGCGCTTGCGGTTCTGGAGGAGATTGCCCAGGAGGTCGGGACGGCACGCCGGGTGCCGGTCCCAGTCAGCGAGATCATCGTCGGCTTGCAATGCGGCGGTTCCGACGGCCTTTCGGGGATAACCGCAAATCCGGCGCTGGGCCTTGCGGTCGATATTCTCGCCGGTGCCGGCGGCACTGCCATCCTCTCGGAAACATCGGAGATTTATGGCGCGGAACACCTGTTGCGCAGCCGCGCCGTTGACGATGCGGTGGCGCTGAAGCTGGACGGGCTGATTTCCTGGTGGGAAAATTATGTCGGGCTGCACGGCGCGTCGCTCGACAACAATCCTTCACCGGGCAACAAACGTGGCGGTCTGACGACCATTCTCGAGAAATCCCTCGGTGCCGTCGCCAAGGGCGGGCGGTCACCGCTCACCGCAGTCTATCACTATGCCGAGCGGGTGACCGCGCATGGCCTGGTTTTCATGGATACGCCCGGCTATGATCCGGTGTCGGCCACCGGACAGGTCGCGGGCGGCGCGAATGTGATTGCTTTCACCACCGGTCGCGGCAGCTGTTTCGGCTCGCGCCCCTGTCCTTCAATCAAGTTGACCAGCAACACGGCGCTCTATCGGGCCATGGAGGAGGACATGGATATCGATTGCGGAACCATCGCCTCGGGGGAGGCGACGATTGCCGGCAAGGGGCGGGAAATTTTCGACCTGATCATCGACACGGCGTCCGGAAAGAAAACGAAGAGCGAACTGTTTGGTTATGGCGACAATGAGTTTGTGCCCTGGCACCTCGGCGCCACGCTTTGAGGATGCTTCAGGCCCACGAGGATCGGATATGAAGACCAGAAAGATCGGCAAGACCGATTTGGCCGTTACGGAATACAGCTTCGGTACCGCGCCGCTCGGCGGAATGTATCGGTCCTGCCCGCGGGATGTTGCAATGGAGACGCTCGATGCGGCCTGGAATGCCGGTTTGCGCTTTATCGACACGGCCCCCTGGTATGGTTTCGGTCTTGCCGAACGGCGGGTCGGGGATTTTCTGCGCGACAAGGAGAAGGGCAGCTACGTGCTTTCCACCAAGGTCGGCCGGCTTCAACGGCCCGTGCCGGACGACCGGGTGCCGAGCTATGGTTTCGTCGATCCTCTGCCGTTCGACACGGACTATGACTATTCCTATGACGGCATCATGCGTTCGGTCGATTTCAGCTATGCCCGGCTCGGCCTCAACCGCATCGATATTCTCTTCGTTCATGATATCGGCGTCTACACCCATGGCGCCGAGCGCAATGCCGTCTACATGCGGCAACTGCTGGATGGCGGGCTCAAAGCCCTCGACGCATTGAAGTCCAGCGGCGCCATCGCCGCTTATGGCCTGGGCGTCAACGAAGTGCCGGTCTGTCTCGATGTGATGCGACAGGCCGATCTCGATTGTATCCTGCTTGCCGGGCGCTACACATTGCTCGACCGGACGGCGACTGACGAGCTTCTTCCACTCTGCGAAAAAAGCGGGACATCGCTGGTTGTCGGCGGGGTTTTCAATTCCGGCATCCTGGCAACTGGCCCGGTCGAGGGTGCTCATTTCGATTATATGCCTGCAACACCAGACATTCTGAACAGGGTAGCCGCGATGGAAAGGATTGCAGCCTCTGCCGGACTGCCTCTTGCTGCGCCGGCTATCCAGTTCCCGTTACAGAGCCCGGTGGTCGCATCGGTGCTTCTCGGGACTGCCAAACCCGCAAGTCTAATGCGCAATATGGACTTGATCCAGCCTCGCGTCGCTCCCGCCGATTTTCTGGAATACGAAGCCTATACACTTGTCGCGCCGGAACTCGGATGGGACGCAGTTCGCGTTTAGGCTGCCGAAGCCCGAAGTCCGATAATTGGATCATTATTCCGGAAAATGGAAAATTGATTTTCGACCGGACTGTTGTAATTTCCGCTTGAGGATGGAGGGCTGGAGGGTCCGTTAGATGTCACTTGCATTATCCCAATTGCCGGATTAAGCATATAACTGCTAATGTTTTTTATCGATAAAGATCATGTCATTTGCGTCTTATGGCCTGGTCGGAGGAAAACTTCATCAAGGCGCTGTTGGAGGAGAACAACACAATGACCATTCTGAAAAACATGCTTTCGCGCCGCACCTTCACCAGCTTGGCTGGTGCTGCTGTTCTTGCGACCATGATGCCTGTCACAGGCTTTGCGCAGGACGTCACCATCCCGATCATCGTCAAGGACACGACATCCTTCTATTGGCAGATCGTGCTTGCCGGCGCCCGCGCGGCAGGCAAGGATCTTGGCGTCAATGTACCGGAACTGGGCGCGCAAGCGGAAACCGATGTGAACGGCCAGATCAGCATCCTGGAAAATGCCGTTGCCGGCAGCCCCGCCGCCATCGTCATTTCGCCCACGGAATTCAAGGCGCTGGGTAAACCCGTCGATGAAGCTGCGAAATCCGTGCCTGTCATCGGCATCGACTCCGGCGCCGATTCCAAAGCCTTCAGCTCGTTCCTGACGACGGACAATGTCCAGGGTGGACGGATCGCCGCCGACGGGCTGGCTGCGGCCGTCAAGGAGGCGACCGGCAAGGAAGAGGGCGAAATCGCCATCATTACCAACACCCCGGGCGCCGGCTCTCTCGAGCAGCGCAAGGAAGGCTTCCTCGACCAGATCAAGACAAAATATCCGGGCTTCAAGGTCGTTGCCGACAAATATGCCGATGGTCAGGCATCCACCGGCCTCAACATGATGACGGACCTGATCACCGCCAACCCGAATCTTGTCGGTGTCTTCGCCTCGAATCTCATCATGGCGCAGGGTGTCGGCCAGGCCATTGCCGAGAACAAGCTCAGTGACAAAATCAAGGTCATCGGCTTCGACAGCGACGAAAAGACAGTCGGCTTCCTCAAGGAAGGCGTGCTTGCCGGCCTCGTGGTGCAGGATCCCTATCGGATGGGTTATGATGGCATCAAGACAGCGCTTGCCGTTTCGAAGAAGGAAAAAGTCGAAGCCAATGTCGATACCGGCGCCAATCTGGTGACCAAGTCGAATATGGCCGATCCCAAGATCGATGCTCTTCTGAATCCGAAGATCAACTGATTGGACTGGCGGCGGGCGTCCGTAAAAGTCCCGCCGCCTGTCTTCGCACTGCTTTCAAGCCCCGCGCGCGCCGGAACGCGGTGACGAGGGGCTGGCTTGAGGAGGAGGCCGCCATGACAGGACTTCACGATGTCAGCCATCGCCATGACGGCGAAATTGCCGCAGTGGCCGCGCGCCATCCCGTTGCCAAAGGTGAGCCGATCCTCGAACTGCGCGGACTGCAGAAACGATACGGCGCGGTCGAAGCTCTGAAGCCAGCCAGCATCTCTTTCCTTTCCGGCGAGATTCACGCCATCGTCGGTGAAAATGGCGCCGGTAAATCCACCCTCATCAAGCTTCTGACCGGCGTTATCAGGCGCACATCCGGCGATGTGCTCTGGTGTGGAGAGACGGTTCAGCTCGCCAGCCCCAACGAGGCCATCCAGCGCGGCATCAATGCTGTTCACCAGGAGGTCGTGCTCTGCCCGCATCTGAGTGTCGCCGCCAATATGTTTCTCGGCGACGAGATCAACAGGAACGGCCTGATGCGCAAACGAACCATGACCGCTGCGGCGCAGGCGGTGCTGGACGACCTCGGCTTCAGCCTTCCCGCCGCGGCGACCCTGTCGAGCCTGACGATTGGGCAGCAGCAGCTCGTGGCGACGGCACGCGCGGCGATGCGGGGAACGCAATTTCTCATTTTTGACGAGCCGACCGCCTATCTGACGCGTCAGGAATCGGCACAGCTGTTCCGGCTCATTCGCCGGCTACAGGGTGAAGGTGTCACCATCGTCTACATCAGCCACCGGATGGAAGAGGTCTTCGAGCTGGCCGATCGCGTTTCAGTCCTGCGGGACGGCACCCATGTCGGGACGCGCAACATCGGCGAGACCAACGATGCCGAGCTGATCTCGATGATGATCAACCGTTCCATCGAACAGATCTACCACAAGGAAAAACTGCCGATCGGCGCAACGATCGTCGAGACGAAAGGGCTGAGCGGACCCGGCTTCGAGAATATTTCCCTGTCCGTGCGCGCCGGCGAGATCGTCGGGCTCTACGGCTTGATCGGCGCCGGACGGAGCGAATTTGCGCTTGGTCTCTACGGCAGGCAGCCCGTGAAAGCGGGAGAAATTTTCTGGCAGGGCCAGAAGGTCGATATTCGCAGCGAGCGGCATGCCATGGACCTCGGGATAGCGCTGGCGCCGGAAAGTCGCCGTGATCAGGGGCTTTGTCTGAATTTGCCGATCGGTCTCAACATCAACCTGCCCATCTTTGATCGCCTCAGCAACGGGCTGACGATCAATCGCCGCCGCGAGATCGAGAATGCCGACCGGCAGATCGGCGATCTGAAAATCAAGACGCCGAGCCGGAGAGTATTGGCATCCGCCATGTCCGGCGGCAACCAGCAGAAGATCGTCATCGGCAAATGGCTGAGCCATGGTGCGAAACTGTTCATTTTCGACGAACCGACCGTTGGCGTCGATGTTGGCACCAAGGCCGAGATCTATCGCTTGTTTGCCCGGTTGCTTGAACAGGGAGCAGGCATCATTCTGATCTCGTCCTATCTGCCTGAAGTTTACGAGCTTGCCGACCGGCTGCACGTGTTCCGTCAAGGCAAGCTTGTCGCCAGCCATGATTATCGGGGCGGATCGCACGAGGACGTGCTGACCGAGGCCATCGGCGTCTGAAGCAGAAAAGACCAGACAAGAATCGGGGAGAAGATCATGAGCGTCGAAACCGCAACGGAAACCGCACCAGTGCCGAAAAAAGGCATGAATATCCTGTTCGGGCTGACCCTGCTCGGGCTTCTCCTGTTTCTCTGGCTGCTGCTCGGCGTATCGACGAACAGTTTCTGGACACCGAACAATATCAGCAACCTTTTGCGTCAGGGCGCGATGACGGCGATCCTTGCCGTTGGTCAGACCTTCGTCATCATAACTGCCGGCATTGATCTCTCCGTCGGTGCCGTTGTCGGCTTTGCCAGCGTTGCGGTTGCCTGGTTGCTGGCAGCCGGCGTCCCGCTCTGGCTTGCGATCATCATCACGCTGTTGATTGGCGTACTGATCGGCGCGTTTCACGCCTTCGGCATCGTGCGGATGGGGCTTCCAGCCTTCATCATCACGCTGGCGACCCTTACATCGCTGCGCGGTATCGGCCTTCTCATCACCAATGGCTCGACGATCTCCATCACCAACGAGGCCTTCACCGATTTTTCGCGGGCCGATTTCCTCGGTATACCCAGTCTGTTCTGGATGGTCCTGGTCGTCGCGATCCCGGCCTATATCTTTCTTCATCTGAGCCGCTGGGGCCGTTATCTTTTCGCTGTCGGCTCCAACAGCGAAGCTGCCCGGCTGTCCGGCGTCAACGTCAACCGCACGATCTACCTGGCTTACATTCTCTCTTCCACGTGCGCCGCCTTTGTCGGCCTGCTGTTGGCTTCGCGCATCGGCATCGGCAACGCCACGCAAGCCGAAGGCTGGGAGCTTCAGGCGATCGCCTCGTCGGTCATCGGTGGAACCAGCCTGTTCGGCGCGGTGGGCTCGGTGCATGGCCCCTTGCTGGGTGCCTTCATCCTTGCGACGATCAACAACGGCGCCAACCTGCTCAATGTGAATTCCTTCTGGCAGCGGATCATCACCGGGGCGCTGATCATCATCATCGTGTATTTCGACCAGCTTCGCCGACGTGGTTCGCGATAGGCTCGCGTCGAATTCGCAAGGGCTCTCGCGGGTGCCGAGGCGTATGGAATTGCAGGATTAACGAAAAGGAAAGACGCCATGAAAGCGGCAATTTGCCCGGCGCCCGGGCATCTCGAGATCATCGACACGCCGGCCGCGCCGGCGCCGCCGAGCGGCTGGGCCAGACTGGCGGTCAGCCACGTCGGCATCTGCGGGACCGATTATCATATTTTCGAGGGCAAACATCCTTATCTGCAATATCCCCGCGTAATGGGTCACGAAATATCGGCCACAGTCCTCGAGATTGGCGACGGCGTGTCGCTCACGCCCGGCACTCGGGTCATCGTCAACCCCTATCTGTCCTGCGGGACATGCATTGCCTGCGTTAAGGGCAAACCGAATTGCTGCACCGCCATCCAGGTTCTGGGTGTTCACACAGATGGTGCGTTGTGCGAAGAAATCCTGGTGCCTGAAACCAATCTTTATCCGGCCGGCGACCTCTCGCCGGAGGCGGCGGCAACCGTCGAGTTCCTGGCGATCGGCGCCCATGCTGTCCGGCGCTCACAGGCAGCGGCCGGGTCGCGGGCGCTGGTGATCGGCGCCGGGCCGATCGGACTTGGCACTGCCTTGTTCTCGCACATAGCCGGCCATGTCGTGACGCTTCTCGATGCCAGCGCCGAACGGCTTGAGATGGCAGCGTCGCGCTTCGGCTTTTCAAGCGGCATCCTGGCTGGCGATGGCGCGCTGGAGGCTGTGCATGCGGCAACCGGAGGCGATGATTTTGATGTCGTGTTCGACGCAACAGGGCATGGTGGCTCCATGGAAAAGTCCTTCTCCTTCGTGGCCCATGGCGGCTGCCTGGTCTTTGTCAGCGTCGTGA
This genomic interval carries:
- a CDS encoding UxaA family hydrolase; protein product: MSAPSFIILSPEDNVAVASLAIEPGSPLANGVSAVSKIDPGHKVALRPVRSGEPVVKYGQAIGRATVDIAPGQHVHAHNLAFDQDRLSIGAPVPPETASEADKTRTFMGYRRPDGRAATRNFIGIIASVNCSTTVCRAIAEEANKTILPRYDGIDGFVPIVHDQGCGMSSTGDGMKNLHRTLAGYTRHVNFGGVLMVGLGCEVNQLTLYGQSGTGTEKRHFNIQDAGGSRRAVARALAVLEEIAQEVGTARRVPVPVSEIIVGLQCGGSDGLSGITANPALGLAVDILAGAGGTAILSETSEIYGAEHLLRSRAVDDAVALKLDGLISWWENYVGLHGASLDNNPSPGNKRGGLTTILEKSLGAVAKGGRSPLTAVYHYAERVTAHGLVFMDTPGYDPVSATGQVAGGANVIAFTTGRGSCFGSRPCPSIKLTSNTALYRAMEEDMDIDCGTIASGEATIAGKGREIFDLIIDTASGKKTKSELFGYGDNEFVPWHLGATL
- a CDS encoding aldo/keto reductase; its protein translation is MKTRKIGKTDLAVTEYSFGTAPLGGMYRSCPRDVAMETLDAAWNAGLRFIDTAPWYGFGLAERRVGDFLRDKEKGSYVLSTKVGRLQRPVPDDRVPSYGFVDPLPFDTDYDYSYDGIMRSVDFSYARLGLNRIDILFVHDIGVYTHGAERNAVYMRQLLDGGLKALDALKSSGAIAAYGLGVNEVPVCLDVMRQADLDCILLAGRYTLLDRTATDELLPLCEKSGTSLVVGGVFNSGILATGPVEGAHFDYMPATPDILNRVAAMERIAASAGLPLAAPAIQFPLQSPVVASVLLGTAKPASLMRNMDLIQPRVAPADFLEYEAYTLVAPELGWDAVRV
- a CDS encoding sugar ABC transporter ATP-binding protein, whose protein sequence is MTGLHDVSHRHDGEIAAVAARHPVAKGEPILELRGLQKRYGAVEALKPASISFLSGEIHAIVGENGAGKSTLIKLLTGVIRRTSGDVLWCGETVQLASPNEAIQRGINAVHQEVVLCPHLSVAANMFLGDEINRNGLMRKRTMTAAAQAVLDDLGFSLPAAATLSSLTIGQQQLVATARAAMRGTQFLIFDEPTAYLTRQESAQLFRLIRRLQGEGVTIVYISHRMEEVFELADRVSVLRDGTHVGTRNIGETNDAELISMMINRSIEQIYHKEKLPIGATIVETKGLSGPGFENISLSVRAGEIVGLYGLIGAGRSEFALGLYGRQPVKAGEIFWQGQKVDIRSERHAMDLGIALAPESRRDQGLCLNLPIGLNINLPIFDRLSNGLTINRRREIENADRQIGDLKIKTPSRRVLASAMSGGNQQKIVIGKWLSHGAKLFIFDEPTVGVDVGTKAEIYRLFARLLEQGAGIILISSYLPEVYELADRLHVFRQGKLVASHDYRGGSHEDVLTEAIGV
- a CDS encoding ABC transporter permease; protein product: MSVETATETAPVPKKGMNILFGLTLLGLLLFLWLLLGVSTNSFWTPNNISNLLRQGAMTAILAVGQTFVIITAGIDLSVGAVVGFASVAVAWLLAAGVPLWLAIIITLLIGVLIGAFHAFGIVRMGLPAFIITLATLTSLRGIGLLITNGSTISITNEAFTDFSRADFLGIPSLFWMVLVVAIPAYIFLHLSRWGRYLFAVGSNSEAARLSGVNVNRTIYLAYILSSTCAAFVGLLLASRIGIGNATQAEGWELQAIASSVIGGTSLFGAVGSVHGPLLGAFILATINNGANLLNVNSFWQRIITGALIIIIVYFDQLRRRGSR
- a CDS encoding ABC transporter substrate-binding protein, producing the protein MTILKNMLSRRTFTSLAGAAVLATMMPVTGFAQDVTIPIIVKDTTSFYWQIVLAGARAAGKDLGVNVPELGAQAETDVNGQISILENAVAGSPAAIVISPTEFKALGKPVDEAAKSVPVIGIDSGADSKAFSSFLTTDNVQGGRIAADGLAAAVKEATGKEEGEIAIITNTPGAGSLEQRKEGFLDQIKTKYPGFKVVADKYADGQASTGLNMMTDLITANPNLVGVFASNLIMAQGVGQAIAENKLSDKIKVIGFDSDEKTVGFLKEGVLAGLVVQDPYRMGYDGIKTALAVSKKEKVEANVDTGANLVTKSNMADPKIDALLNPKIN